A window of Tachyglossus aculeatus isolate mTacAcu1 chromosome 26, mTacAcu1.pri, whole genome shotgun sequence genomic DNA:
gctcggcacgtagtaagcgttcaataaataggattgattgatcgattgacttttaaaaaagtgtgtgtgtattgtgGGGTTCGGGGGGCATTGTTGGGGGGGACGGCGCATTACCTTGGTCAGTTCAGCAGCCTGTACCAGTCGGTTCTTGCTCCCTGCGTACATCATCTGCTGTTCGGGCTTGCAACCTGAGGCCCAGGGTGgaatatttcattcagtcgtatttattgagtgcttactgtgtgcagagcattgtactaagcgcttgggaaatacttcTTCCAGACTGCACCCCCCAGCTCAGCCCTGCTCCCGGGGGCACAGGGAAGGTACCCCAAAACTCGGGATACCAACAGGTGCTGGGATTCCCCTGACCTCCTCCGCCCGTTCCCCTTTACCCCCCGTCCGACATCCTATCCCCCAGCCGGGTGAGTTCTCACCTACAGGGCTGGAAAAGATGAAGCAGAGCGGGTAGGAGACCCGGCCGTCTTCGTGGAGATATTTGTAGCTGTAAACTACAAACCTGAGGGGGTGCGTCAAGGAAATCGAAAGGCCTGGATCCAAAGGTCCCCATCAGTAGGTCCCCATCAGTaggtccccatctccccatcctcacCTCCAGTTCTTTGCCCCATCAAACCCATCGCTCTCTGGCCATTCCCCAAGCCCCACGCTGCCTGGTgaccccatctctgccctccGCACTCTGCTGTgcttcccttcctcatccccatccctcacccaAACTCCGGCCCGGCCCTTTCCGGCTCTCACCTCTTTCCCCACGTCCACCCTCCGTTCCCAAACCCATCGCCCCCCACTCTCCaggtccaggcccctgctccccctctcctatacccacatcctccccctccactccagcccaggtcccccgggCCCCGGAGGGGATATCTGGGCTGTCTTTCAGGAAGTTCATTCTTCAGTTCATCCGGGGAAATGTTCTGCGGGCCAGAGAAGGACAAACAGCTGCCtgaccccacccagccccacaccgcttttCCCTGCTCCAGCTCTGTTTCCCACAGCGTTCAGTCTCCATCTCACTCCTCCCCCCAACACTTGTCCCCTGTCTCCTTAACTCCTGCCCTCTACGCCCACCCCGGtcccaccatcaccatcaccatcaccatctcccagtgcttagaacagtgctccagtgcttagaacagtgctccagtgcttagaacagtgctttgcacatagtaagcgcttaataaatgccattattattattattattattatcacctgaaaTTCCTCTTCTAAAACCACCAGTTGCCGATCCTTGTCCACTTTCACTGCAGAGAACCGACACAGACAGGATCATTAATCATTTTGGGGGAGtcggtggggcgggggtgggggtgggaaatgaTCTCAAGGCCCTTTACTGTGTTCTGAGGTAACAGTTCAGGCACTTTTTTTCGCCTCAGAAGGGACCGGTTCCAGGCCCCTGGACCGTgggccttctctctccccaccctccccgccgGCCCTTCCCCTTgtgggagtgggatggggagacCTGG
This region includes:
- the GMFG gene encoding glia maturation factor gamma — its product is MSDSLVVCEVDPELKEKLRRFRFRKEKDNAAIIMKVDKDRQLVVLEEEFQNISPDELKNELPERQPRFVVYSYKYLHEDGRVSYPLCFIFSSPVGCKPEQQMMYAGSKNRLVQAAELTKVFEIRTTDDLTESWLQEKLAFFR